A genome region from Nocardia sp. NBC_01730 includes the following:
- a CDS encoding mannitol dehydrogenase family protein, producing the protein MTRTTNTALSAATIGGLISEVSVPTYDRSRISTGIVHFGVGGFHRAHQAMYIDQLLERGGAREWGICGVGVLPADRRMRDALAEQDGLYTLAVIEPDGTWSTRVIGSIVEYLYAPEDPEAVLEKLADPATRIVSLTITEGGYNSSAATGEFDAEDPVIRADLEPDAAPATVFGLVTEALARRRVRGIAPFTVMSCDNIEGNGQVARAAFGAFARMRDLELGDWVEREVRFPNSMVDRITPVTPPDTTGEISRRYGMEDRWPVVTEPFTQWVLEDSFSLGRPDLDDAGVQLVADVAPYELMKLRLLNASHQALAYLGYLSGYRLVHEAAQDPVFRRFLSRYMDDEATPTLSPVPGIDLGWYKRTLIERFSNAAIGDTIARLCAESSDRIPKWLLPVIRQQLAAGGEIDCAAAVVAGWARYVEGIDEQGEPIEVVDRLRDRLVPLARRQRDDPTAFLSDRAVFGDLIDEPRFVRAYVAALHSLHAHGVRATVADFARAERQ; encoded by the coding sequence ATGACTCGGACCACGAATACTGCGCTGAGTGCCGCGACGATCGGTGGCCTCATCTCGGAGGTTTCCGTACCGACCTACGATCGGTCCCGGATCTCGACCGGCATCGTCCATTTCGGAGTAGGCGGATTCCATCGCGCACATCAGGCGATGTACATCGACCAGCTGCTGGAACGCGGCGGCGCCCGTGAGTGGGGGATCTGTGGCGTGGGTGTGCTGCCAGCCGACCGGCGGATGCGTGATGCGCTGGCGGAGCAGGACGGTCTGTACACGCTGGCGGTGATCGAACCCGACGGCACGTGGTCCACTCGCGTGATCGGCTCGATCGTCGAATACCTTTATGCGCCAGAAGATCCCGAGGCCGTACTCGAGAAGCTCGCCGATCCGGCAACCCGGATCGTCTCACTCACCATCACCGAAGGTGGCTACAACTCCTCCGCGGCGACCGGTGAATTCGACGCCGAAGATCCGGTGATCCGCGCCGACCTCGAGCCGGATGCCGCACCCGCCACCGTGTTCGGGCTCGTCACCGAGGCACTGGCGCGGCGCCGGGTGCGGGGGATCGCACCGTTCACCGTCATGTCGTGCGACAACATCGAGGGCAACGGGCAGGTCGCGCGCGCCGCTTTCGGAGCCTTCGCGCGGATGCGCGACCTCGAACTCGGCGACTGGGTCGAGCGCGAGGTGCGCTTCCCGAACTCCATGGTCGACCGCATCACGCCGGTGACACCGCCCGACACGACGGGCGAGATCTCGCGACGCTACGGTATGGAAGATCGGTGGCCGGTGGTGACCGAGCCGTTCACCCAATGGGTGCTGGAGGATTCGTTCTCCCTCGGGCGGCCGGACCTCGACGACGCCGGCGTGCAACTCGTCGCGGACGTCGCGCCGTACGAGCTGATGAAGCTGCGGTTGCTGAACGCAAGCCACCAGGCACTCGCCTATCTGGGATACCTGAGCGGTTACCGACTGGTGCATGAGGCGGCGCAGGACCCGGTCTTCCGACGATTCCTTTCGCGGTACATGGACGACGAGGCGACACCCACCCTTTCTCCCGTCCCCGGCATCGACCTGGGCTGGTACAAGCGCACCCTCATCGAGCGGTTCTCCAACGCCGCGATCGGCGACACCATCGCCAGACTGTGCGCCGAATCCTCCGACCGCATCCCGAAGTGGCTGTTACCGGTCATCCGTCAGCAGCTCGCCGCAGGCGGTGAGATCGACTGCGCGGCAGCGGTTGTCGCCGGTTGGGCGCGCTATGTCGAAGGCATCGACGAGCAGGGCGAGCCGATCGAGGTCGTCGACCGGCTCCGCGACCGGTTGGTGCCACTCGCCCGCCGCCAGCGCGATGACCCCACCGCATTCCTGAGCGACCGGGCGGTATTCGGCGACCTGATCGACGAGCCCCGGTTCGTCCGCGCCTATGTCGCGGCGCTGCATTCACTGCACGCTCATGGCGTCCGGGCGACGGTGGCCGATTTCGCCCGCGCCGAAAGGCAGTGA
- a CDS encoding NAD(P)-dependent alcohol dehydrogenase — protein sequence MRAAVLETVGKIAIVERAVPAPGPVEVLIEVSAVGVCGSDVHYFEHGRIGDYVVDQPLVLGHEASGVVVGLGSGARRHHVGQRVSLEPGVPDFTCVQCRAGRYNLCPDMRFFATPPIDGAFCEYVVLHEEFAHPVPDSLTDEAAALLEPLSVGVWACRKGRVDAGDRVLVNGAGPIGLVAAQTALAFGASEVLITDVNQERLALASELGCTHAVDVGAIPLGDIGFEPNVLLECSGHPAAIGAAVRTVARAGRVVLVGMGGDDVPLPLPYLQERELELTGTFRYANTWPTAIELAAAGRVDLDRLVTGRYGLDQVAAALTSGRRDRSSIKPIVLPGS from the coding sequence ATGCGCGCGGCGGTCTTGGAAACGGTCGGGAAGATCGCGATCGTGGAACGTGCCGTGCCCGCTCCGGGGCCGGTCGAGGTACTCATCGAGGTCAGCGCGGTCGGTGTGTGCGGCTCCGACGTGCACTACTTCGAGCACGGGCGGATCGGCGACTATGTGGTCGACCAACCGTTGGTGCTCGGCCACGAAGCCTCCGGTGTGGTGGTGGGACTCGGCAGCGGCGCGCGACGCCATCACGTCGGGCAACGAGTCTCGCTCGAGCCGGGGGTGCCGGACTTCACTTGCGTCCAGTGCCGGGCCGGCCGGTACAACCTGTGCCCGGACATGCGGTTCTTCGCCACGCCCCCGATCGACGGAGCGTTCTGCGAATACGTAGTGCTGCACGAGGAATTCGCGCATCCGGTGCCGGATTCATTGACCGACGAGGCGGCTGCCCTGCTCGAGCCGCTGTCGGTCGGAGTGTGGGCATGCCGGAAGGGCCGGGTCGATGCGGGCGATCGGGTGCTGGTGAACGGCGCGGGGCCGATCGGGCTTGTGGCCGCACAGACGGCGCTGGCTTTCGGCGCGTCCGAAGTTCTGATCACCGATGTGAACCAGGAGCGGCTGGCGTTGGCCTCCGAACTGGGCTGCACGCACGCGGTGGACGTGGGCGCTATTCCGCTCGGCGACATCGGATTCGAGCCGAATGTCCTGCTGGAGTGCTCCGGGCATCCGGCGGCGATCGGCGCGGCGGTGCGCACCGTGGCCAGGGCCGGGCGTGTAGTGCTCGTCGGCATGGGCGGCGACGACGTTCCCCTCCCACTTCCCTACCTGCAGGAACGCGAGCTGGAGCTGACCGGAACGTTCCGCTACGCGAACACGTGGCCGACCGCGATCGAACTCGCCGCGGCCGGGCGGGTAGATCTCGACCGCTTGGTTACCGGCCGGTACGGTCTCGATCAGGTGGCGGCGGCACTGACCAGCGGTCGCCGTGACCGCAGCTCGATCAAGCCGATCGTGCTGCCCGGCAGTTGA
- a CDS encoding UPF0182 family protein: MSARDGPGLRRLHRSTRVLLIAVTVFVVSLLIAPRLIGVYVSWLWFGEVGFGGVWRTVLVTRLWLFVAVALFIGGALFAAMWLAFRFRPLFFPGAGKEDSLRPYRELVIRRPLRFGVGIAAALGVICGLVGQSSWMTVQLFIHGGSFGVSDPEFGHDVGFFVFDLPFYRLVVNWLFVAIVLAFLANVSTHYLLGGVRLSGNGAGPTHAARVQLAVLAGVFIALKAAAYWLDRYSLLSSHSKEPTFAGAGYTDINAVLPARLILFAIAVICAVAVFAAVVVRDLRIPAMAAALLLLSSILVGAVWPLAVEQFSVRPNAADMERAYIERNIRATRQAYGIGSDRVEYQAYSGVGTKPPSNVPADVTTIADARLLDPNVLSRTFTQQQQLKNFYSFPAHLDLDRYRVGGELRDYVVAARELTPSALSGNQRHWVNRHTVYTHGNGFVAAPANRVNAAVREAAGDAASSNSGYPIYAVSDIASQASGHQVIPVDQPRVYYGEVIAHASPDYAIVGGGSEPREYDTDTTKYTYTGAGGVPIGSWFHRLAFAATYTERNIIFSKAIGPESKIIFNRDPRHRVELVAPWLTTDNNPYPAVVDGRVVWIVDAYTTIDGYPYAKRSSLEAPEPGSDSRTRSPRQVSYVRNSVKATVDAYDGTVTLYQVDRQDPVLAAWMNVFPGTVEPEESITEELRAHFRYPEDLFAVQREMLAKYHVDEPREFFTTNAFWSVPSDPTVDANPHQPPFYVLLGDHDNAKPSFRLASAMVGFNREFLSAYVSAHSDPENYGKISILQLPTDTLTQGPQQIQNSMISDTRVASERTLLERSNRIQYGNLLTLPIADGGVLYVEPLFTERISTTPNGSTFPQLARVLVSYREPGTGGVRVGYAPTLAEALDQVFGVGTGRLATAPGGGPAAPPPPGPQSVSPAAPPPAESLPTVDQAKIAELNAQVDAIRAALDRLQQQLNDLNRPGR; the protein is encoded by the coding sequence ATGAGCGCACGCGACGGTCCCGGCCTGCGGCGGTTGCATCGCAGCACTCGGGTGCTGTTGATCGCCGTCACGGTGTTCGTTGTGTCGTTGCTGATCGCTCCCCGCCTGATCGGTGTTTATGTCAGCTGGCTGTGGTTCGGTGAAGTCGGATTCGGCGGTGTCTGGCGCACCGTGCTCGTCACCCGTCTGTGGTTGTTCGTCGCGGTTGCGCTGTTCATCGGTGGCGCCCTCTTCGCGGCAATGTGGCTCGCGTTCCGGTTCCGCCCCCTCTTCTTTCCCGGCGCGGGGAAAGAAGACAGTCTCCGGCCGTATCGCGAGCTGGTGATACGGCGGCCGCTCCGTTTCGGAGTGGGCATCGCCGCCGCACTGGGCGTCATCTGCGGCCTCGTCGGGCAGTCGAGTTGGATGACAGTCCAACTATTCATCCACGGCGGGTCATTCGGTGTGTCGGATCCCGAGTTCGGACACGATGTCGGGTTCTTCGTCTTCGATCTGCCGTTCTATCGACTCGTCGTGAACTGGCTGTTCGTCGCCATCGTCCTCGCGTTCCTGGCCAACGTCTCGACGCACTACCTGCTCGGGGGAGTGCGGCTGTCCGGAAACGGGGCCGGACCAACCCACGCGGCCCGAGTCCAGCTCGCGGTGCTGGCCGGCGTATTCATCGCCTTGAAGGCAGCCGCCTACTGGCTCGACCGATATTCACTGCTCTCGAGCCACAGCAAAGAGCCCACCTTCGCCGGCGCCGGCTACACCGACATCAACGCGGTGCTTCCTGCCCGCCTCATTCTCTTCGCGATCGCCGTCATCTGCGCTGTGGCGGTCTTCGCCGCTGTAGTCGTTCGGGACCTGCGCATCCCGGCGATGGCCGCCGCGCTCCTACTGTTGTCGTCGATCCTGGTAGGCGCCGTATGGCCGCTGGCCGTCGAGCAGTTCTCGGTCCGCCCGAACGCCGCGGACATGGAACGTGCCTACATCGAACGCAATATCAGAGCTACCCGGCAGGCGTACGGGATCGGCAGCGATCGGGTCGAGTACCAGGCATACTCCGGGGTCGGCACCAAGCCGCCGTCCAATGTTCCGGCGGACGTGACCACGATCGCCGACGCCCGCCTGCTCGACCCGAACGTGCTCTCGCGAACGTTCACCCAGCAGCAACAGCTGAAGAACTTCTACAGCTTCCCAGCACATCTGGACCTGGATCGTTACCGCGTCGGCGGGGAACTGCGCGACTACGTGGTCGCAGCCCGCGAGCTGACCCCGAGCGCACTGAGCGGCAACCAGCGGCACTGGGTCAACCGGCACACCGTCTACACCCACGGAAACGGGTTCGTCGCCGCACCGGCCAACCGTGTCAACGCTGCGGTCCGCGAGGCCGCAGGGGATGCTGCCAGTAGCAACAGCGGATACCCCATCTACGCGGTGAGCGACATCGCCTCCCAAGCCTCCGGGCACCAAGTGATCCCGGTGGATCAGCCCCGCGTCTACTACGGCGAAGTCATCGCCCACGCCAGCCCGGACTATGCCATCGTCGGCGGCGGCAGCGAACCCCGCGAATACGACACAGACACCACTAAATACACCTACACCGGCGCCGGCGGCGTTCCGATCGGGAGCTGGTTCCACCGCCTGGCCTTCGCCGCGACTTACACCGAACGCAATATCATCTTCTCCAAGGCGATCGGTCCCGAATCGAAGATCATTTTCAATCGGGATCCGCGCCATCGCGTCGAGCTCGTCGCGCCGTGGTTGACGACCGACAACAACCCCTATCCGGCGGTCGTGGACGGACGGGTCGTTTGGATCGTCGACGCGTACACCACAATCGATGGCTACCCTTATGCCAAACGCAGTTCGCTCGAAGCCCCCGAACCGGGCAGCGACAGCCGCACGCGGTCTCCCCGGCAGGTCTCCTACGTGCGGAACTCGGTCAAGGCCACGGTCGACGCGTACGACGGCACAGTCACCCTCTATCAAGTCGACCGGCAGGACCCGGTCCTGGCGGCGTGGATGAACGTCTTCCCCGGCACGGTCGAACCCGAGGAGTCGATCACCGAAGAGCTGCGAGCCCACTTCCGGTACCCGGAGGACCTGTTCGCGGTCCAACGCGAGATGCTCGCCAAATACCATGTGGATGAACCGCGCGAATTCTTCACCACCAATGCTTTCTGGTCGGTGCCGAGCGACCCGACCGTCGACGCCAACCCGCACCAGCCCCCGTTCTACGTCCTGCTCGGTGACCATGACAACGCCAAGCCGTCGTTCCGGCTGGCCAGCGCGATGGTCGGATTCAACAGGGAATTCCTCTCCGCCTACGTCTCTGCCCACTCCGATCCCGAGAACTACGGCAAGATCAGCATCTTGCAGCTGCCCACCGACACCCTCACCCAAGGTCCGCAGCAGATCCAGAACTCGATGATCTCCGACACCAGAGTGGCGTCCGAGCGAACTCTGCTCGAGCGTTCGAATCGGATCCAGTACGGCAACCTGCTCACCCTGCCGATCGCCGACGGCGGTGTCCTCTATGTCGAACCGCTCTTCACCGAGCGGATCTCGACAACACCCAACGGATCGACTTTCCCGCAGCTGGCGCGAGTGCTGGTCAGCTACCGCGAACCTGGCACCGGCGGCGTCCGCGTGGGCTACGCCCCGACCCTCGCAGAGGCGCTCGACCAAGTGTTCGGGGTCGGTACCGGCCGGCTCGCCACCGCACCCGGCGGTGGCCCCGCGGCACCGCCGCCACCCGGGCCGCAGTCGGTATCACCAGCGGCACCTCCACCAGCGGAATCCCTGCCGACCGTGGATCAGGCGAAGATCGCCGAACTCAACGCGCAAGTCGATGCTATCCGTGCGGCCCTCGATCGTCTCCAACAGCAGTTGAACGACCTCAACCGTCCCGGTCGATGA
- a CDS encoding dioxygenase family protein, whose amino-acid sequence MTTAGTRTSPEQATVEDQLVDAVVASFDGAPDPRLKQVMQSLVRHLHAFIRDVRLTEAEWNTAIEFLTTAGHITDDKRQEFVLLSDVLGASMQTIAVNNQAYQGATEATVFGPFFVADAPEIPLGGDISGGAAGQPCWVEGTVTDTDGNPVPRARIEVWECDEDGFYDVQYPDERMAGRAHLHTDADGRYRFWGLTPVPYPIPDDGPVGMMLNAVGRSPLRAAHLHFMVTAEGLRTLVTHIFVDDDPQLAIGDSVFGVKDSLITPFVQQSSGTPTPDGRDLGGSSWASARFDIVLAPVDV is encoded by the coding sequence ATGACCACCGCTGGTACCCGTACCTCCCCGGAACAAGCAACCGTCGAAGACCAGCTCGTGGACGCAGTCGTCGCGTCGTTCGACGGCGCGCCCGACCCGCGGCTCAAGCAGGTCATGCAGTCACTGGTCCGCCATCTGCACGCGTTCATCCGTGACGTGCGACTGACCGAGGCCGAGTGGAACACCGCGATCGAATTCCTCACGACAGCCGGTCACATCACCGACGACAAACGGCAGGAGTTCGTGCTGTTGTCCGATGTGCTCGGCGCGTCCATGCAGACCATCGCGGTGAACAACCAGGCATATCAGGGCGCCACCGAGGCCACGGTCTTCGGGCCGTTCTTCGTCGCCGACGCCCCCGAGATCCCGCTCGGCGGTGACATCAGCGGCGGGGCCGCCGGACAGCCCTGCTGGGTCGAAGGCACTGTCACCGACACCGACGGCAACCCCGTCCCCCGCGCCCGCATCGAGGTGTGGGAGTGCGACGAAGACGGGTTCTATGACGTCCAATACCCCGACGAACGGATGGCCGGGCGCGCGCACCTCCACACCGATGCCGATGGCCGGTATCGATTCTGGGGCCTGACACCGGTCCCCTATCCGATTCCCGATGATGGTCCGGTCGGCATGATGCTCAATGCGGTGGGCCGCTCACCCCTGCGTGCCGCGCACCTGCACTTCATGGTCACCGCCGAAGGACTGCGCACCCTGGTCACCCACATCTTCGTCGACGATGACCCGCAACTCGCGATCGGTGACAGCGTCTTCGGAGTCAAAGACTCGCTGATCACCCCGTTCGTGCAGCAATCCTCCGGTACCCCCACGCCCGATGGCCGCGACCTCGGCGGCAGTTCCTGGGCGTCGGCCCGTTTCGATATCGTCCTCGCACCCGTCGACGTCTGA
- a CDS encoding maleylacetate reductase has translation MSMVFDHVTLGQRVLFGSGRAADNLAAEVDRLGAERVMVIAGRSELTVAQKITRKIDVAIYHDDVAPHVPIANADRARAVTTEHRIDLLVCIGGGSTTGLAKAVALTTGLPIVAIPTTYAGSEATNVWGITESARKTTGVDNSVLPETVIYDATLTLSLPVNLSAASGLNAVAHCIDSMWAPRADPINRALAGEGIRSLAAGLPVVKNDPNDLAGREQALYGAYLSAVAFASAGSGLHHKVCHVLGGAYNLPHAETHATVLPYVLAFNAPAAPEAESRIAVAFGSTTAISGLNTLRDTLNAPRALKDYDLHEDSIPEAVALILPVVPDSNPRPVNAADLEELLRAAYTGDTSAW, from the coding sequence GTGAGCATGGTTTTCGATCACGTCACATTGGGTCAGCGGGTGCTGTTCGGGTCGGGGCGAGCTGCGGACAATCTGGCGGCGGAGGTGGATCGGCTCGGCGCCGAGCGGGTCATGGTGATAGCGGGACGCTCCGAACTCACTGTGGCACAGAAAATTACGCGGAAGATCGACGTCGCCATCTATCACGACGATGTGGCGCCCCACGTTCCGATCGCCAACGCCGACAGAGCCCGCGCGGTCACCACCGAACACCGGATAGATCTGCTGGTGTGCATCGGCGGGGGGTCGACGACGGGTCTGGCCAAAGCGGTCGCGCTGACCACCGGGCTGCCGATCGTCGCAATCCCCACCACCTACGCCGGGTCGGAGGCCACCAATGTGTGGGGCATCACCGAGTCGGCCCGCAAAACCACCGGCGTGGACAACTCGGTGTTACCGGAGACAGTCATCTACGACGCGACACTGACCCTGTCGCTGCCGGTGAACTTGTCGGCCGCCTCCGGGCTCAACGCCGTGGCGCACTGCATCGACTCGATGTGGGCGCCGCGCGCGGACCCGATCAACCGCGCACTCGCCGGCGAGGGCATTCGCTCGCTCGCCGCGGGGCTGCCGGTGGTGAAGAACGATCCGAACGACCTGGCAGGGCGGGAACAGGCACTTTATGGGGCGTACCTGTCGGCCGTGGCATTCGCGTCCGCCGGATCCGGCCTCCACCACAAGGTCTGCCACGTCCTCGGCGGGGCGTACAACCTCCCACACGCCGAAACCCACGCCACCGTCCTACCGTACGTACTCGCTTTCAATGCCCCCGCCGCACCGGAGGCCGAGTCCCGCATCGCCGTCGCCTTCGGGAGCACAACGGCCATCTCTGGTCTGAACACCCTCCGCGACACGCTGAACGCCCCCCGCGCCCTGAAGGACTACGACCTGCACGAGGACAGCATTCCCGAGGCGGTGGCGTTGATCCTGCCCGTCGTTCCAGACTCCAATCCGCGACCCGTCAACGCCGCCGACCTCGAAGAACTTCTACGCGCCGCCTACACCGGCGACACATCCGCCTGGTGA
- a CDS encoding MFS transporter → MKRQPSSTGGMLIVAWIVAMLEGFDLSVYGVTVPSLIGTASLGIGPSEAGHIGSLVGLGMLVGAGVAGAIVHRVGPRRLLIFSTALFSAGMLVSTVAVDATWFSAGRLIVGLGLGVVMPTLNAYVADLSVPGRRSRHIALMMSGYAAGAMLAPLLGAMLLPESSFRLLYVIGVVPALIAVPLLVRLPESPFHLRRSGQFGVAAMIEQRFGLSASVAVVGTAAGSSVADPSRWFGVRELLVGGRAISTALFWAMSFCGLLLVFGISAWLPSIMRAAGYSLGSALLQTAAMWSGVFVGVIVGGRVADALGPKRVVVSAFLVGTVSLVLMSLGPATPLLFALMFISGFGFIGSQILGNAFILTTYPDDLRSSGLAWALSVGRLGAIVGPTLGAFVLAHATVVEWNFYTFAVVGLIGATAAASVPRIVGHRAAATGQSAVLDAASSRPAIN, encoded by the coding sequence ATGAAACGACAGCCCTCTTCGACCGGCGGCATGCTGATTGTCGCTTGGATCGTGGCGATGCTCGAAGGATTCGACCTATCGGTGTACGGCGTCACCGTCCCGTCTTTGATCGGTACCGCCTCGCTGGGCATCGGACCGTCCGAGGCAGGTCATATCGGATCGCTGGTCGGACTCGGCATGCTGGTCGGAGCCGGTGTTGCCGGGGCGATCGTGCACCGTGTCGGCCCCCGTAGACTACTGATCTTCAGTACTGCCCTGTTCTCGGCAGGCATGCTCGTATCCACGGTCGCCGTCGACGCCACCTGGTTCAGTGCTGGTCGGCTCATCGTCGGCCTCGGCCTGGGTGTAGTTATGCCGACCCTCAACGCCTACGTCGCCGATCTCAGCGTGCCAGGGCGACGAAGCAGACACATCGCGTTGATGATGAGTGGATATGCCGCCGGCGCGATGCTCGCTCCGCTTTTGGGCGCAATGCTTTTGCCTGAATCGTCCTTCCGTTTGTTGTACGTCATCGGGGTAGTGCCCGCGCTGATCGCGGTTCCGCTGCTGGTTCGGCTGCCCGAAAGCCCATTCCATCTGCGCAGGAGCGGCCAGTTCGGGGTTGCCGCGATGATCGAACAGCGATTCGGGCTTAGCGCATCGGTGGCCGTCGTCGGCACGGCGGCTGGCAGCTCGGTCGCGGACCCGAGCCGCTGGTTCGGAGTGCGCGAACTACTCGTCGGCGGGCGGGCAATATCGACCGCGCTGTTCTGGGCGATGTCGTTCTGTGGCCTGCTGCTGGTGTTCGGGATCAGCGCCTGGCTGCCGTCGATCATGCGGGCCGCCGGTTACTCCCTCGGCTCGGCGTTGCTGCAAACTGCGGCGATGTGGTCCGGTGTCTTCGTCGGCGTGATCGTCGGGGGACGGGTCGCAGACGCCCTCGGCCCGAAACGGGTTGTGGTGTCGGCCTTCCTCGTCGGCACGGTCAGCTTGGTCTTGATGAGCCTGGGACCAGCGACTCCGCTGCTGTTCGCGCTGATGTTCATCAGTGGGTTCGGCTTCATCGGCTCTCAGATCCTCGGTAACGCCTTCATCCTCACGACGTATCCCGACGACTTGCGTAGTAGCGGGCTGGCCTGGGCGTTGTCGGTAGGACGGCTCGGGGCGATCGTAGGCCCGACGCTCGGCGCCTTCGTCTTGGCGCATGCCACCGTGGTGGAGTGGAATTTCTACACTTTCGCTGTTGTCGGCCTGATCGGCGCCACCGCGGCGGCCTCGGTCCCGCGCATCGTCGGGCATCGGGCCGCGGCAACCGGTCAGAGCGCGGTTCTCGACGCCGCCTCCAGTCGACCCGCGATCAACTGA
- a CDS encoding bifunctional 3-(3-hydroxy-phenyl)propionate/3-hydroxycinnamic acid hydroxylase: MTTKADYDVAVIGYGPVGMVTAALLGRSGRRVVVLERYATLYNRPRAAIFDDETMRTFDRLGIAHTLEPKMHRQSRYEWRSGSGELLIEHSFAAIGRQGWAEWYMMYQPDLEDALDACVRSMPNVTVQMNAQVTGIDQSSDQVLLSLDGATPVTASYVVACDGGNSFTREFLGIGQEDYGFSEPWMVCDFRLTSDVALPKARQVCDPVQPISVIALGHEHHRFSFMLDSEESFATETDPTSVWQRVAAYLAPDQAELIRAATYTFRSLVTGRWRVDRVLLAGDAAHQMPPFLGQGMCSGIRDAQNIAFKLDAILSGADTALLDSYQSEREPHVRAVIEKGIELGRIQTVRDPRLAAERDARLLAQRAAKQDPEKIRFPGLGPGLRTGTPQAGYLMPQATVTAGERTGRFDEIVGTGFVLLVDGRRGDPSSLKPAEQTGLRVVTLGFDIHDTDGRYGAWFDEHDCTAVLWRPDFYIYGTAPTAADISPLVQTLESALSPAESLVPTGGM; the protein is encoded by the coding sequence ATGACGACCAAGGCCGACTACGACGTCGCCGTGATCGGTTACGGGCCGGTGGGTATGGTCACCGCCGCGCTACTCGGACGGTCCGGGCGCCGGGTGGTGGTGCTCGAGCGCTACGCGACCCTCTACAACCGTCCGCGGGCCGCGATCTTCGACGATGAGACGATGCGCACGTTCGATCGCCTCGGGATCGCCCACACCCTCGAGCCGAAGATGCATCGGCAGAGCAGATACGAATGGCGCAGTGGCTCCGGTGAACTGCTGATCGAGCACTCCTTCGCCGCGATCGGCCGACAGGGGTGGGCCGAGTGGTACATGATGTACCAACCCGACCTCGAGGACGCCCTCGACGCGTGCGTCCGGTCGATGCCCAACGTTACCGTTCAGATGAACGCCCAGGTCACTGGTATCGATCAGTCTTCGGACCAGGTGCTGCTGTCGCTGGACGGTGCCACGCCGGTCACTGCGAGCTACGTCGTCGCCTGCGACGGAGGCAACAGCTTCACCCGCGAGTTCCTCGGCATCGGGCAGGAGGACTACGGCTTCTCCGAACCCTGGATGGTCTGCGACTTCCGTCTGACCAGTGACGTCGCCCTACCGAAGGCACGTCAGGTGTGCGACCCGGTCCAGCCGATCTCGGTGATCGCCCTCGGACACGAGCATCACCGCTTCAGCTTCATGCTCGACTCGGAGGAATCCTTCGCGACCGAGACGGACCCGACATCCGTGTGGCAGCGAGTCGCTGCCTACCTCGCACCCGATCAGGCTGAACTGATCCGCGCCGCCACATACACCTTTCGGTCGCTGGTGACCGGGCGTTGGCGTGTCGACCGGGTACTGCTTGCCGGCGACGCGGCCCACCAGATGCCTCCATTCCTCGGCCAGGGCATGTGCTCCGGAATCCGTGACGCCCAGAACATCGCGTTCAAGCTGGACGCGATCCTCTCCGGTGCGGACACTGCGCTGCTGGACTCCTACCAGAGTGAACGCGAGCCGCACGTGCGCGCGGTGATCGAGAAGGGTATCGAACTCGGACGAATCCAGACAGTTCGTGATCCGCGGCTCGCCGCCGAACGCGACGCCAGGTTGCTCGCTCAGCGCGCCGCGAAGCAGGATCCGGAAAAGATCCGGTTCCCCGGGCTCGGTCCCGGCCTCCGTACCGGCACCCCTCAGGCCGGCTATTTGATGCCGCAAGCGACAGTCACCGCCGGGGAACGGACCGGCCGATTCGACGAGATCGTCGGAACCGGCTTTGTCCTACTCGTCGACGGGCGACGCGGCGACCCGAGTTCGCTGAAGCCAGCCGAACAAACCGGATTGCGGGTCGTCACACTCGGCTTCGACATCCACGACACCGACGGCAGGTACGGCGCCTGGTTCGACGAGCACGATTGCACCGCGGTGCTCTGGCGCCCGGACTTCTACATCTACGGCACGGCACCGACGGCCGCGGATATCTCGCCGCTGGTGCAGACGCTGGAGTCAGCGCTGAGCCCGGCCGAATCGCTGGTACCGACCGGCGGAATGTGA